Part of the Methylocystis rosea genome is shown below.
TCGCTTGTGCGAACGGTGGTAAAGCGCACCGCCGCCGTCGCTGGCGATTTGGGGTTTTCCATCCATCCTTGCGACAGGAAATTCACGCTATGGATGATGACGCGGATGCGGCCGCCGATCCCATAGAGCTTGACCGGGTTATGGAGATTGTTCGGCGAAAAGGCTTCCTGCAGATGCTTGCTGGCTTGTCCGGCTGAGAGCAGCGACGCCAGCTCGAAATTGTCCCGTAGCGCGGGGGGATCATAGGTTTCGCGGGCGCGGATGTAGCGAACGATATTCGCTTGCGTGACCGCTTCGCGCTGCGAGATCGGGCCGCCCTCCTCAAGCGGTTTGGCGACCTCGACAAAACCCGTCGCCTTGTCGACGAGCAACGTCACGACTTCGGTTGATTTGAGCGGAACCAGCGACAGCAGGGTCAGCAGCCCGATCGCAAGACAGACGAGCGCCGCGACCGCGACGACGCGCCAGACATTTCTTGAAATCTCGAGACGCCGGTAAATATCCCGCTCCCAGCGCGCGCCGTCGTGAAAGTAGGACTCGTTCACGAGGGGCTGGTCGACCCCCTTTCCCGCCTCGATTTGCATCTGCCTCAGCCTTCACGATTTCGGGCGCGCGCTTGCGCGACGCGGGCTTCGATCAGCGCGCCCGCCACTTGCTCGGCGCGTGGATCGGCGGAAAAGTCGCGACTGCCCGCCCCGGGCGAAATCGTCGCCGCCCCTTGGGTTATGGTTGCATGTGGGGGCGGGAGCGCGGGCGGCTCCGACCGCGCGCCGCCGCCGTTTCGCCAGCCGCGCGCGATACGCCAATAGGCATAATCTCTCACGCCGCGCATTGCGGTCCCTGGCAAGGCGTTGTGCAGCGCGTGACCGCCGGCGATCGATGCGGCGATCGACAGGGACAGCGGCAAGATGAACGATCCGACGAGGCATAAAATCAGAAATGGCGCGATCACCGTCAGACCCGAACTCACATCTGTGATCCCGCCGAGATTGTTGACTGTCGCGGTCATCAGGGCGAGCAGGAAGCCCAGGACGCCGTAGACGATCGCGGGAACGATTGCGTATTGGGCGCAGGTCCGCAGCCAGCCGGAAAAGAGCGCCGACGAGAACTCGAATAGCGCCATTGCGATAAAGAGCGGCGCGAGCCCGAGCAGAATGAAGAGCGCAATCTTGCCGACCAAAACGTAGGTGATCGCGAGCGCCACGAAAATCACTGTGAGCAGAACCAGGACAATCGCCATTAGCGAAAGTCCGATTGCGGCTCCCCATCCGCCGGAAGCGGCGATCACCTTTGCCGCTTGCATCGCGGTTGAAAACAAATTCGAGAGCTGCGCCGCGACGGTCGTTTCCGGCGCGCCACACGACGTTCCTCCCGTTCCCGTGCAAATGGCCGTCGCGATTCCGTTCGCCGTCTTCGTAAACACCTCGACGACGAGCGTCGAAAAGTCGCTCCAGTAGAAGCCAACGGCGTAAATCAGGCCGATCCGAAAAATTCGCCACAGAAACGCGCCCGCTGTCAGCGGCGCGCGGCCGTAGACCATTTCATAGCCCCACCAGGCGATGTAAGCCGTCAAAGCGACGGTGAAGACCGGAAGCAGCTCGGTTGCGATCGAATCGTAGATCACTTCAATGGCGCTGACCGCGATCGTGTCGACCCTTTGGAAGAGCTGCGTCACCATATCCATTGTGGCGCGGCCTCAGCGATTGACCGGGCGCATCGGCCCGCAGTCATCGGCATAGGCGGCCCCGAACGTCATCCAGCTGTCGCGTGTGCAGGGCGCAATCAAATCCCTGTGCGCGCAGGACGAAAGCGCAACCGTCCCGACCGCCAGGGCGGCGACAAGCGCCGATCTTATCCACCATCGCCGCATTCGCCCGCCCTTTCTCACTGCCCGACCAGCGTCGCCTTTGACGCATCGAACGACATCATGTTCGAGAGTTTCGACTGCGCCGCCAGATCCTGCTGTTGCTGCGCATTGAGCGACGCGTTGGTGAGATTCACGGAGCCGATCAGCTCATTGATCGTCAGCCCCGTCTGCGTCTGTATCTGCGAGTTTTGATCGACCGAGGCCTTGATGT
Proteins encoded:
- a CDS encoding type IV secretion system protein, encoding MDMVTQLFQRVDTIAVSAIEVIYDSIATELLPVFTVALTAYIAWWGYEMVYGRAPLTAGAFLWRIFRIGLIYAVGFYWSDFSTLVVEVFTKTANGIATAICTGTGGTSCGAPETTVAAQLSNLFSTAMQAAKVIAASGGWGAAIGLSLMAIVLVLLTVIFVALAITYVLVGKIALFILLGLAPLFIAMALFEFSSALFSGWLRTCAQYAIVPAIVYGVLGFLLALMTATVNNLGGITDVSSGLTVIAPFLILCLVGSFILPLSLSIAASIAGGHALHNALPGTAMRGVRDYAYWRIARGWRNGGGARSEPPALPPPHATITQGAATISPGAGSRDFSADPRAEQVAGALIEARVAQARARNREG
- a CDS encoding virB8 family protein, giving the protein MQIEAGKGVDQPLVNESYFHDGARWERDIYRRLEISRNVWRVVAVAALVCLAIGLLTLLSLVPLKSTEVVTLLVDKATGFVEVAKPLEEGGPISQREAVTQANIVRYIRARETYDPPALRDNFELASLLSAGQASKHLQEAFSPNNLHNPVKLYGIGGRIRVIIHSVNFLSQGWMENPKSPATAAVRFTTVRTSDRERIEEHWAANVRFRYTAEPIKNEWRWDNPLGFQVIEYRKDQETVAPIIGAAPVATEPPQVAPVTGAPSQ